Part of the Natronobacterium gregoryi SP2 genome, CGCGACGACCTGTTCGTCGTCGGGGTCGGCTTCGGGGTCTTCCGGCGTCGACTCGGGTTCGTGCACTTCGTCTGCACCGTCGAGGACGTCAACTGGACTCGTCAGCGGTGCGTCGAACATCTCCTGGAGCTCCATCGCGATTTCGACGGAGGCGTTCATCCCGTCTTCGTATTTCGAGACGGTTCGCCGGGAGACGCCGAGTTCGCTGGCGAGTTGGCCGAGACTCAGGTCTCGCTCCTGGCGTTCGTCGGCGAGCACGTCGCCGTCGATGTTGACGTACAACCCTCCCGGCGCAGCGTAGATCAGTGGCGGCACCTCCTCGATAAAGAGGTTGTACGCGGTGTCCGGACTGAGAACGGGAACGCCGTGACGGAAGTAGACGACATCGGGTTTGAGATCCTCGTCGCGACTGCGCAACCCGATAACCAGTGGCGTCGCGTCGAGATAGGTGCCGAGTCGGCGCATCTCGTGGCCGGTCGCCTCGTTGAAGGCGTCGATGTTGCCGAGAATCTTCACCAGAATCAAGTCTGCACCACGTCGCGCGGCGATGTCGAAGCTCTTTGGACGAATCGCACACCGGTCACTTACCGTGAATCCCGCGTCCTCTAACATCGCGGTCACGTTGCCGACCAGTGCGGAGCGGGACATACGGGGATGTAAGCTATTCCTCCTACAAGAGCTTTTCCCCAGGATGCCCGTCTGCTGTGTGGCGATTCCAGGCCATTTCAGCAGTATCCTTATATATTGGTTTCGATCGTCACCGAGCTGCACCGAACTGGCGACCGACTGCCGACGTCCGAAAGGTGTTACTCGCCGCCGCACCAAGACGAAGCGATGACAGTCGTCGGGATCGACGATACCGACTCCCGCGAACGCGGGATGTGTACGACCTACGTCGCAAGAGAGGTCGCAAAGCGATTGCGCCGCGACAGAGCGTCTGTCGGCCGCCTCTTCCTCGTCCGACTCAACCCCGCCGTCGAGTACAAGACTCGGG contains:
- a CDS encoding transcriptional regulator, translating into MSRSALVGNVTAMLEDAGFTVSDRCAIRPKSFDIAARRGADLILVKILGNIDAFNEATGHEMRRLGTYLDATPLVIGLRSRDEDLKPDVVYFRHGVPVLSPDTAYNLFIEEVPPLIYAAPGGLYVNIDGDVLADERQERDLSLGQLASELGVSRRTVSKYEDGMNASVEIAMELQEMFDAPLTSPVDVLDGADEVHEPESTPEDPEADPDDEQVVAVFTRAGYKVHPTLRSPFKAVSRETEDAEDDSEEDVVLTGHSAFTKAAKKRARIMSSIGHVTHTQSVYVVDRAKRNAVDGTALVERDELSEMRDAEELRKVIRERAENEEAA